From the Papaver somniferum cultivar HN1 chromosome 2, ASM357369v1, whole genome shotgun sequence genome, the window GGTACAGATTTTAATCTACATCTCATCAAGTTAATCGAAGACTTAAGGAAAGAAATTGATGGGATTCAATTGGTATATGCAGATGCATACATTCCTTTGTCAAAAATGATGCAAACACCATCCTTATATGgtgagttctctcttatataattTGCCAACCATCATGATAGACAGACTAAATTGGTTATGGGTCTCTCACTGTTCTGGTGTCTGGTCCTTAGAGTAGTTTTCATAGAAACAATGCTTATAATCTTATTAACCGGTTAGCCCAAAATTGTGGATTCTTTATCTTCATTTATGTTTCCTTGACTTCTTTGGTTAATTTGTTGTTGTTTAAATATGCAGGATTAGAGGAAGTGAAAATTGGATGTTGCGGGACGGGAATAATTGAGATAAACCAACTGTGCTCATTGGCAAAGTCATTATGTAAAGATCCTACTAAATACATATATTGGGATTCAGTACACTTAACAGAGAAGGCAAATAGCTTACTTGCCGACAGCTTTCTAAAGACAGACCTAGCTGAGTTAATCTGAATCCCTGGCCATCAGATGATGTACTCCTTAATCGGTTGTCATGTATCAAGTATAAATAATGCACGAGAGCAAAATAAATCGATCCTGAAAAATGTATTGAGACTCTCGTCCTAGTGATGATGTTTTTAAACAGAAGTCCGGGATTCTTTTGGCACACATGTTTTTATTTGGTTCTAATCATCCTTTTTTTCAAGAGTGCTATCCGAATTTGTCAACCAAGACGGCTGAGATGACAATTGTCATTTTAGCAAAACGCCTACGGTTGTctccaaggaattttcaaaaaccatataTGGAGTTTAAGCGCTCTCAAAACCATTATAGAATGAAACTCAGTTTCTTATCTAAGTTTAAGCATATAATAGCATGACATATAGGATTTAAGATTTTTTCTAACAGTTTTCATCTCCAACACTAGGATAAAGGTTGTAAAGGAAGATGACATGGCTAGGCGGGGGTAAAGGAGAAAGTTTAAATTAGACTTTCTTCATGACTTTGGGTCTTAAGTCCACATATGTCTCTAGATTTTAATAAAATAAGACATTGGGGATTGGAGATGAACATTACCTAAAAAATGCtatctttatttattttgtcaTTTAGCAACGATCCACAATGAAAAAAGTGTTAATAAGAACTCCACCTATGATGACCcctgcattggagatgctctaaatggAAGTGAGCTAGTGTCTTTAGTGACACTTAGATTCTAAAATTACAGCTCTCACCAAGGCACAtattaaaaactcattttcttTAACAGTCTACGGCATATATTGAAATCCTAAAATCTCGATACAACTGTCAATTGAGAtttctcgttttttttttctttttgatttttgtaCTTATCTTTTTGTCAAAGGGTCTCCTTGGAAAGTTTTATTTCCATAGATCAGACATATTTTCTAATCAAATCTGACTTGGATCTAAGccaaattcatacatttcattatcaacaaattaaaaacaaacccattacacCAAAACTCACGGTTTAAGCATGACATTGTTAGTTTGCTTTTTAAAATAGAAAGATAAAATTACAAAATTGAACACCttgatttagttactcataaatTAATGGCGTGGTGGCTTCTCTAACAAAGCCTTTACATGGTGAAGATTTCAACAACACTTATGTGAGCTTACATTTCATTGTATTCATATATCTAGGTCTAAGGTTGTTCATTAAATCTCATTAACCAGTAATTGTATCTAGTATTGGGTCGATAAAGACGCATACAATGGCCTATGATATTACTCTAAAATGTTTATTCGCCAtatacttctttttattttcagcgGAAGAGGTTCGAGCAAAAATTTCTGCTGTCATTGCTTTTGGAGACTCAACAATTGACGCAGGCAACAATAAACTGAACCTAGCTATCTTTAAATGTAATTTCAAGCCATATGGTCAAAACTTCAAAGGTGGCAAACCTACCGGTCGTTGGTCTAATGGCAGAGTGTTTGCTGATTTCATATCTGATGCTTTGGGTATCAAGTCGTCGATACCGGcttatttggatacaaattctGGTATAGAAGACTTCGCCACTGGTGTCACCTTTGGCTCTGGTGGAGCCGGATATGATAACCTAACTTCAACATTAGTAGTAAGTGCTTTAAGACCTTGTTTGGTGAAATTTATGATTATTAATAatcacaaataaataaatgattttgATAGCATTATTTTCATGATAAATTTTCATAAACACCATTTTTAAATAATTGATTAATTtagaaaaacattctcaaagaggAGAGAAAGAACAAAGACCtagtaatttattttttaatctgatatttttttttgtctttctactgtccaaaatcaattaaaaataattgACTACAATAACTTTTAAAAACAACTTTGTTTATCTATTTATGGTTAtcataagtttttttttaattacgaTTAAAATAATCATTTATTATAATTTCTTAACAAACACTAGTATAATGGATTATGGGATGGATAATTGATTATGATCTCATAATCAATtataataatggttaccaaacaacccCAACGAATATCATACACATTTTGAAattcaactttaatgatatagtaAAATCTCCGTGTAATGATACTCTATATAGGGATAACCTTTATATAAGTATTAAATTTTCTAGTCCCAATATGTATAAGAATAAACTATATATTCGAATAAGTATTGTGTTTTACGTCACACTTTAACGATTTTACCTCTAAATAAAAACAACGGACattataataattaaaattagttACTACTTGATGATTGTATAAGTTGTGCTGAACAATACCTAGTTTTGACTTTTAATACACGTAAAGAAAGAAGTCGGTCTTTGATTTGAGCATTTCTAGATAATTAATATTGAATTTGCGTATAAGTGTGTTCTTTACACATGTTTATTAAAACTAATCGTTCATCTTTTCCATGTGAAACTCTATATAAAAATAGCCTCGATATAGAAATATTTTTTGTGTTCCAATGATAATCTTATATAGAGGTACTATTGTATTATTAGTATTTTAGGCGCTTTTTGATTAATTAGATTATTACACGAGTAATAAGCATGGTCAACTGAAACCAATATATGCAGGGTGCTATACCTCTATGGAAGCAATTGGAATTTTTCAAAGAGTACAAGGAGAAGTTAACTAATTTTCAAGGAGAAGAGAAAGCAGCCAAGATAATACGTGAAGCATTGTATATAGTAAGTATAGGGACAAATGATTTTATGTTTAATTACCTCACTGTTCCTATACGGCCGCTACAATTCAACATTGTTAATTTTGAAATTCTTCTCGCCGAAAATGATGGTAAATTCATCAAGGATCTTTACAATTTGGGTGCTCGAAAAATAGCACTAGGTGGGACAATTCCT encodes:
- the LOC113352052 gene encoding GDSL esterase/lipase At2g04570-like is translated as MAYDITLKCLFAIYFFLFSAEEVRAKISAVIAFGDSTIDAGNNKLNLAIFKCNFKPYGQNFKGGKPTGRWSNGRVFADFISDALGIKSSIPAYLDTNSGIEDFATGVTFGSGGAGYDNLTSTLVGAIPLWKQLEFFKEYKEKLTNFQGEEKAAKIIREALYIVSIGTNDFMFNYLTVPIRPLQFNIVNFEILLAENDGKFIKDLYNLGARKIALGGTIPMGCLPFARNLNIQLVYADGYTPLAQMVQTPSKYGFEEVKVGCCGTGKFEIDQLCTLAMALLCKDPTKYMYWDAIHLTDTANGLLADSLLKTSLAKLI